In Carnobacterium alterfunditum DSM 5972, the sequence CAGAATGACTATTCGGTGCATCAGTAGCTTTAATTGTTGGATAAACAATTAAAGTGTGACCAGTAGCAACTGTTTTAGAGGTATCAATGGCTTTTCCTCCATCCAAACCAACGATGACATCTGTTCCTTTTTCTTTTGCTATTTTTTTAAGTCGTTCGACTTCTTCGTGTGTTTCTTCTCCACCAAAGTCTGCCAGATACAATGTAATATCAAAACGTTTAGATGTTTGATCTAACTTATCTTGAAATTGGTTGATTTTTGAAATAAAAACTGCAGAATTTTATTTAGCAAGATTTGCTTTTTTTAGTTGAGATTTCACACTTAGTTTCATTAAAGTAACCATGGATATTGCACTTACAACACTTCCAACCCCTAAGGCTAACACAAATAATAATGGGTTAGTAATAGCGTTTGGTATAAGCACTAAGAACAAGCCACCATGAGGCGCTGTAACACCAATATTGAATGCTAAAGAAATAACAGAGCCTACAAAACCCCCTAACATAAATGATGGAATTGCTTGTTTAGGATAAGCAATTGCAAATGGGAGTGCTCCTTCAGTAATAAAACTCATACCTAATAATGTAGCAGTTTTTCCTGCTTCTTGTTGG encodes:
- a CDS encoding iron-containing alcohol dehydrogenase, translated to MSKINQFQDKLDQTSKRFDITLYLADFGGEETHEEVERLKKIAKEKGTDVIVGLDGGKAIDTSKTVATGHTLIVYPTIKATDAPNSHSAVSYTTDHHFYDCDYFI